A single window of Myxocyprinus asiaticus isolate MX2 ecotype Aquarium Trade chromosome 34, UBuf_Myxa_2, whole genome shotgun sequence DNA harbors:
- the LOC127425311 gene encoding lysine-specific histone demethylase 2 isoform X1: MQSDSASGGRCRGRKRSAAVGGLESSGRGRSSTPAAQSRRKAPETEEEEDQSEKKFRKCEKSGCPATYPVCFASASERCAKNGYTSRWYHLSCGEHFCNECFDHYYRSHKDGYETFSAWKRVWTSNGKSEPSLKAFMADQQLPYWVQCTKADCGKWRQLSKETQLTTALASSYRCGMKLNSVKTEGCDACSQPEDGRVAGVTDSWWHSMLILPPLFKESPASPFLSAYYPDCVGMSPSASSGNQRPEQRCAVQPHISGLSVYFQPFYQPSECGKALCVRPDMMELDELYEFPEFSRDPTMYLALRNLVLALWNRHCKEVLTQQTCAPHVIVRGLVRIRCVQELHRVLYFMTRKGLINTGALQVKRPLLPESHHNKVLVIGAGAAGLAAARQLQNFGMQVVVLEARERIGGRVWDDVSLGLTVGRGAQIVNGCVNNPMALMCEQLGLRMHTLGVRCELIQEGGRVTDPAVDKQMDFHFNAVLDAVSEWRKDKPQSQDAPLGEKIQEVYKAFLQESGLTFTDLEEKVLHFHLSNLEYACGSTLDQVSARSWDHNECFAQFSGDHTLFTDGYSSVLHKLAQGLDICLNTAVLYLTQSCCVHSFMTSPSQLVCVCLCVCVQVQRVEYSGDVVKVTSTSGSHWSAQKVLVTVPLALLQKNIIEFVPPLPDRKLKAINSLGAGVIEKIALQFPHRFWDSKIQGADYFGHVPPCPEKRGLFSVFYDLRPQGEECVLMSVITGEALNLIRDLDDHQVVDLCMNIIRQLFHEQDVPDPVKYFVTHWSKDLWSQMSYSFVKTGGSGEAYDIIAEDVQGKLFFAGEATNRHFPQTVTGAYLSGVREASKITAL, encoded by the exons ATGCAGTCGGACTCAG CGAGTGGTGGGCGGTGTCGGGGGAGGAAGCGGTCAGCAGCAGTGGGCGGGCTGGAATCTAGTGGGCGGGGCCGAAGCAGCACACCTGCAGCACAG agCAGACGTAAAGCCCCTGAgactgaggaagaggaggatcaGTCTGAGAAGAAGTTCAGGAAGTGTGAGAAATCGGGATGTCCAGCGACTTACCCTGTGTGTTTCGCCAGCGCGtctgaaag GTGTGCTAAAAACGGCTACACGTCTCGCTGGTATCACTTATCATGCGGTGAACACTTCTGTAACGAGTGTTTTGATCATTACTACAGGAG TCATAAAGATGGTTACGAGACGTTCTCTGCGTGGAAGAGGGTTTGGACCAGTAATGGCAAGAGTGAACCCAGTCTCAAAGCGTTCATGGCGGACCAGCAGCTGCCGTACTGG GTTCAGTGCACGAAGGCAGATTGTGGTAAATGGCGTCAGCTGAGTAAAGAGACGCAGTTAACAACGGCGCTCGCATCATCGTATCGCTGCGGGATGAAACTGAACAGCGTGAAA actgaagGATGTGACGCGTGTTCTCAACCAGAGGACGGG CGAGTGGCGGGTGTGACGGACAGCTGGTGGCACTCCATGTTGATTTTGCCACCGTTGTTTAAGGAAAGTCCCGCCAGTCCGTTTCTCTCTGCATATTACCCCGACTGTGTGGGCATGAGCCCCTCCGCCTCCTCTGGAAACCAGCGTCCTGAGCAGCGATGCGCCGTTCAGCCTCACA tctcTGGACTGTCTGTGTATTTTCAGCCGTTCTATCAGCCGAGTGAATGCGGTAAAGCGCTGTGTGTGCGGCCGGACATGATGGAGCTCGATGAACTGTACGAGTTCCCAGAATTCTCTCGAGATCCCACCATGTATCTGGCTCTGAGGAACCTGGTGCTAGCGCTCTGGAACCGACACTGCAAG GAGGTTTTGACACAGCAGACATGCGCTCCTCATGTGATTGTCCGCGGTCTGGTGCGCATTCGCTGCGTGCAGGAACTGCACAGAGTTCTGTACTTCATGACCCGGAAGGGCTTGATCAACACCGGAGCGCTGCAGGTCAAACGTCCGCTGCTGCCTGAATCGCACCATAAT aagGTGTTGGTCATTGGTGCAGGTGCTGCAGGTCTAGCGGCAGCTCGTCAGCTGCAGAACTTTGGCATGcag gtGGTGGTTTTGGAGGCCAGAGAACGAATCGGAGGGAGAGTTTGGGATGATGTGTCGTTGGGCTTGACCGTCGGTCGTGGAGCTCAGATCGTGAACGGCTGTGTGAATAATCCCATGGCTCTGATGTGTGAACAG TTGGGTTTGAGGATGCACACTCTGGGCGTGCGCTGTGAACTCATTCAGGAAGGTGGACGTGTCACTGATCCGGCTGTTGACAAGCAAATGGACTTCCATTTTAATGCCGTACTGGACGCCGTTTCTGAATGGAGGAAAGACAAACCACAGTCCCAGGATGCACCGCTCGGGG AGAAGATCCAGGAAGTATACAAGGCGTTCCTGCAGGAGTCTGGACTGACCTTCACTGACCTGGAAGAAAAGGTTTTGCATTTCCATCTCAGTAACCTGGAATATGCCTGCGGAAGCACACTagaccag GTTTCGGCGCGCTCGTGGGATCATAACGAGTGTTTTGCGCAGTTTTCTGGTGATCACACACTGTTCACAGATGGATACTCGTCTGTCCTGCACAAACTCGCTCAGGGACTCGACATCTGCCTCAATACCGCGGTACTTTACCTCACACAGTCCTGCTGTGTACATTCATTCATGACTTCTCCCTcacagttagtgtgtgtgtgtttgtgtgtgtgtgtgcaggttcagCGTGTGGAGTATTCTGGAGATGTTGTGAAGGTCACGTCCACAAGTGGTTCTCACTGGAGCGCACAGAAG GTTCTGGTGACGGTTCCGTTGGCTCTGTTACAGAAGAACATCATTGAGTTTGTTCCTCCTCTGCCTGACAGGAAGCTGAAAGCCATTAACAGTCTGGGTGCTGGAGTCATTGAGAAa ATCGCACTACAGTTCCCGCATCGCTTCTGGGACAGTAAGATCCAGGGAGCCGATTATTTCGGTCACGTTCCGCCCTGTCCGGAGAAGAGAGGCCTGTTCAGTGTCTTCTATGATCTCCGTCCTCAA ggtGAGGAGTGTGTGCTGATGTCAGTGATCACAGGTGAAGCTCTGAATCTAATCAGAGATCTGGATGATCATCAGGTGGTGGATCTGTGTATGAACATCATCAGACAACTGTTTCATGAacag GACGTTCCAGATCCAGTGAAATACTTTGTGACTCATTGGAGCAAAGACTTGTGGTCTCAAATGTCCTACAGCTTCGTGAAGACGGGTGGCAGCGGTGAGGCATATGACATCATCGCTGAAGACGTTCAAGGGAAGCTCTTCTTCGCTGGTGAG GCAACAAACAGACACTTTCCACAGACTGTGACTGGAGCATATCTGAGCGGAGTACGAGAGGCCAGCAAGATCACAGCGCTTTAG
- the LOC127425311 gene encoding lysine-specific histone demethylase 2 isoform X2: MQSDSASGGRCRGRKRSAAVGGLESSGRGRSSTPAAQSRRKAPETEEEEDQSEKKFRKCEKSGCPATYPVCFASASERCAKNGYTSRWYHLSCGEHFCNECFDHYYRSHKDGYETFSAWKRVWTSNGKSEPSLKAFMADQQLPYWVQCTKADCGKWRQLSKETQLTTALASSYRCGMKLNSVKTEGCDACSQPEDGRVAGVTDSWWHSMLILPPLFKESPASPFLSAYYPDCVGMSPSASSGNQRPEQRCAVQPHISGLSVYFQPFYQPSECGKALCVRPDMMELDELYEFPEFSRDPTMYLALRNLVLALWNRHCKEVLTQQTCAPHVIVRGLVRIRCVQELHRVLYFMTRKGLINTGALQVKRPLLPESHHNKVLVIGAGAAGLAAARQLQNFGMQVVVLEARERIGGRVWDDVSLGLTVGRGAQIVNGCVNNPMALMCEQLGLRMHTLGVRCELIQEGGRVTDPAVDKQMDFHFNAVLDAVSEWRKDKPQSQDAPLGEKIQEVYKAFLQESGLTFTDLEEKVLHFHLSNLEYACGSTLDQVSARSWDHNECFAQFSGDHTLFTDGYSSVLHKLAQGLDICLNTAVQRVEYSGDVVKVTSTSGSHWSAQKVLVTVPLALLQKNIIEFVPPLPDRKLKAINSLGAGVIEKIALQFPHRFWDSKIQGADYFGHVPPCPEKRGLFSVFYDLRPQGEECVLMSVITGEALNLIRDLDDHQVVDLCMNIIRQLFHEQDVPDPVKYFVTHWSKDLWSQMSYSFVKTGGSGEAYDIIAEDVQGKLFFAGEATNRHFPQTVTGAYLSGVREASKITAL, encoded by the exons ATGCAGTCGGACTCAG CGAGTGGTGGGCGGTGTCGGGGGAGGAAGCGGTCAGCAGCAGTGGGCGGGCTGGAATCTAGTGGGCGGGGCCGAAGCAGCACACCTGCAGCACAG agCAGACGTAAAGCCCCTGAgactgaggaagaggaggatcaGTCTGAGAAGAAGTTCAGGAAGTGTGAGAAATCGGGATGTCCAGCGACTTACCCTGTGTGTTTCGCCAGCGCGtctgaaag GTGTGCTAAAAACGGCTACACGTCTCGCTGGTATCACTTATCATGCGGTGAACACTTCTGTAACGAGTGTTTTGATCATTACTACAGGAG TCATAAAGATGGTTACGAGACGTTCTCTGCGTGGAAGAGGGTTTGGACCAGTAATGGCAAGAGTGAACCCAGTCTCAAAGCGTTCATGGCGGACCAGCAGCTGCCGTACTGG GTTCAGTGCACGAAGGCAGATTGTGGTAAATGGCGTCAGCTGAGTAAAGAGACGCAGTTAACAACGGCGCTCGCATCATCGTATCGCTGCGGGATGAAACTGAACAGCGTGAAA actgaagGATGTGACGCGTGTTCTCAACCAGAGGACGGG CGAGTGGCGGGTGTGACGGACAGCTGGTGGCACTCCATGTTGATTTTGCCACCGTTGTTTAAGGAAAGTCCCGCCAGTCCGTTTCTCTCTGCATATTACCCCGACTGTGTGGGCATGAGCCCCTCCGCCTCCTCTGGAAACCAGCGTCCTGAGCAGCGATGCGCCGTTCAGCCTCACA tctcTGGACTGTCTGTGTATTTTCAGCCGTTCTATCAGCCGAGTGAATGCGGTAAAGCGCTGTGTGTGCGGCCGGACATGATGGAGCTCGATGAACTGTACGAGTTCCCAGAATTCTCTCGAGATCCCACCATGTATCTGGCTCTGAGGAACCTGGTGCTAGCGCTCTGGAACCGACACTGCAAG GAGGTTTTGACACAGCAGACATGCGCTCCTCATGTGATTGTCCGCGGTCTGGTGCGCATTCGCTGCGTGCAGGAACTGCACAGAGTTCTGTACTTCATGACCCGGAAGGGCTTGATCAACACCGGAGCGCTGCAGGTCAAACGTCCGCTGCTGCCTGAATCGCACCATAAT aagGTGTTGGTCATTGGTGCAGGTGCTGCAGGTCTAGCGGCAGCTCGTCAGCTGCAGAACTTTGGCATGcag gtGGTGGTTTTGGAGGCCAGAGAACGAATCGGAGGGAGAGTTTGGGATGATGTGTCGTTGGGCTTGACCGTCGGTCGTGGAGCTCAGATCGTGAACGGCTGTGTGAATAATCCCATGGCTCTGATGTGTGAACAG TTGGGTTTGAGGATGCACACTCTGGGCGTGCGCTGTGAACTCATTCAGGAAGGTGGACGTGTCACTGATCCGGCTGTTGACAAGCAAATGGACTTCCATTTTAATGCCGTACTGGACGCCGTTTCTGAATGGAGGAAAGACAAACCACAGTCCCAGGATGCACCGCTCGGGG AGAAGATCCAGGAAGTATACAAGGCGTTCCTGCAGGAGTCTGGACTGACCTTCACTGACCTGGAAGAAAAGGTTTTGCATTTCCATCTCAGTAACCTGGAATATGCCTGCGGAAGCACACTagaccag GTTTCGGCGCGCTCGTGGGATCATAACGAGTGTTTTGCGCAGTTTTCTGGTGATCACACACTGTTCACAGATGGATACTCGTCTGTCCTGCACAAACTCGCTCAGGGACTCGACATCTGCCTCAATACCGCG gttcagCGTGTGGAGTATTCTGGAGATGTTGTGAAGGTCACGTCCACAAGTGGTTCTCACTGGAGCGCACAGAAG GTTCTGGTGACGGTTCCGTTGGCTCTGTTACAGAAGAACATCATTGAGTTTGTTCCTCCTCTGCCTGACAGGAAGCTGAAAGCCATTAACAGTCTGGGTGCTGGAGTCATTGAGAAa ATCGCACTACAGTTCCCGCATCGCTTCTGGGACAGTAAGATCCAGGGAGCCGATTATTTCGGTCACGTTCCGCCCTGTCCGGAGAAGAGAGGCCTGTTCAGTGTCTTCTATGATCTCCGTCCTCAA ggtGAGGAGTGTGTGCTGATGTCAGTGATCACAGGTGAAGCTCTGAATCTAATCAGAGATCTGGATGATCATCAGGTGGTGGATCTGTGTATGAACATCATCAGACAACTGTTTCATGAacag GACGTTCCAGATCCAGTGAAATACTTTGTGACTCATTGGAGCAAAGACTTGTGGTCTCAAATGTCCTACAGCTTCGTGAAGACGGGTGGCAGCGGTGAGGCATATGACATCATCGCTGAAGACGTTCAAGGGAAGCTCTTCTTCGCTGGTGAG GCAACAAACAGACACTTTCCACAGACTGTGACTGGAGCATATCTGAGCGGAGTACGAGAGGCCAGCAAGATCACAGCGCTTTAG